One Numida meleagris isolate 19003 breed g44 Domestic line chromosome 6, NumMel1.0, whole genome shotgun sequence genomic region harbors:
- the LOC110400864 gene encoding LOW QUALITY PROTEIN: olfactory receptor 4Q3-like (The sequence of the model RefSeq protein was modified relative to this genomic sequence to represent the inferred CDS: inserted 4 bases in 3 codons; substituted 1 base at 1 genomic stop codon): MLVDLLFQSKTIAFEDXIAHLYFLHFVGATEMFLLTMMAYNLYAAICKPLHYTAITSWQVCWVLVSACWAGGFLHSXQTPLTIQLLFCGPSAISNFFCDMPLIIQLACTDIYVTELLMASNSGLISLVCFLVWVISYMFILVTVRVCSTAGHWKALSXSSTVVTFFFVPCIIIYLWPFSSFSSDKHICVIYTVXCPVMNPLTYTLRNKELRASTWKLRILLRQAGFAGNIELPSY, encoded by the exons ATGCTAGTGGACTTGCTCTTCCAGAGCAAGACAATAGCCTTTGAGGACTAAATAGCTCACCTGTATTTTCTGCACTTTGTCGGGGCAACAGAGATGTTCCTCCTGACCATGATGGCATACAACCTCTATGCTGCCATCTGCAAGCCCCTGCACTACACAGCCATCACAAGCTGGCAagtgtgctgggtgctggtgtctgcctgctgggctgggggcttcCTCCACT TTCAGACACCGCTCACAATCCAGCTCCTATTCTGTGGCCCCAGTGCAATTAGCAACTTCTTCTGTGACATGCCTCTCATTATCCAGCTTGCTTGCACAGACATCTATGTCACTGAGTTGCTCATGGCCTCCAACAGTGGCCTCATATCCCTGGTTTGTTTTCTAGTGTGGGTCATATCTTACATGTTCATCCTGGTCACAGTCAGGGTCTGCTCCACTGCGGGGCACTGGAAAGCACTCTC ATCCTCAACAGTCGTCACCTTCTTCTTTGTACCCTGCATCATCATCTACCTCTGGCCCTTCTCTAGCTTTTCCTCCGACAAGCACATCTGTGTCATCTACACTG TCTGCCCAGTGATGAATCCACTCACCTACACCCTGAGAAACAAAGAACTGAGGGCATCCACGTGGAAGCTGAGGATTCTTTTGAGACAAGCAGGGTTTGCAGGAAACATAGAGTTGCCTTCCTACTGA